One genomic segment of Mycolicibacterium gilvum includes these proteins:
- a CDS encoding DUF1304 domain-containing protein, which produces MQLAGLIVAVLAAVLHGYIFVMESLTWTSPRTRAVFGLTAEEAEATRMLAFNQGFYNLFLGIVTVVGVVFALTGDTAVGRALVFAGVGSMLAAAVVLLASSPEKARAAVTQGALPLVAIVLLVVGAVL; this is translated from the coding sequence ATGCAGTTGGCAGGCCTCATCGTGGCGGTGCTGGCCGCCGTTTTGCACGGCTACATCTTCGTGATGGAGTCGCTGACCTGGACCTCACCGCGCACCCGAGCGGTGTTCGGTCTTACGGCCGAGGAGGCGGAGGCCACCAGGATGCTGGCCTTCAACCAGGGGTTCTACAACCTGTTCCTCGGCATCGTCACCGTCGTCGGTGTGGTCTTCGCGCTCACCGGTGACACCGCGGTGGGGCGGGCGCTGGTGTTCGCCGGCGTCGGCTCGATGCTCGCCGCCGCCGTGGTCCTGCTGGCGTCGTCGCCGGAGAAGGCGCGCGCGGCCGTGACCCAGGGGGCGCTGCCACTGGTGGCGATCGTGCTGCTGGTGGTCGGGGCCGTGTTGTAG
- the yajC gene encoding preprotein translocase subunit YajC codes for MDLVVFLPLLIIMGAFMYFASRRQKKAMQATIDLHNSLEIGDRIHTTSGLQGTITGIGDDYVDVEIAPGVVTTWMKLAVRDRIVDDVEDDAELDDESAVEITERPNLNKD; via the coding sequence ATGGATCTGGTCGTATTTTTGCCCCTGCTCATCATCATGGGCGCCTTCATGTACTTCGCGTCGCGGCGGCAGAAGAAGGCGATGCAGGCCACCATCGACCTGCACAACTCGCTGGAGATCGGCGACCGGATCCACACCACCTCGGGGCTTCAGGGCACCATCACCGGGATCGGCGACGACTACGTCGACGTCGAGATCGCGCCGGGGGTCGTGACGACCTGGATGAAACTCGCGGTACGTGATCGCATCGTCGACGATGTCGAGGACGACGCAGAGCTCGACGACGAGTCGGCCGTCGAGATCACCGAACGCCCCAACTTGAACAAAGACTGA
- the secD gene encoding protein translocase subunit SecD, with amino-acid sequence MASSSTVHPARYLALFLVLLIGAFLLVFFTGDKKPDPKLGIDLQGGTRVTLTARTPDGSEPSRDALLQAQQIISARVDGLGVSGSEVIIDGNNLVITVPGDDTSEARSLGQTARLYIRPVVHAIPAGEGAAPGGAPEGMPPGAIPGMPGGVPGMPPGAIPGMPPGAIPGMPGGAMPGMPEGAMPLPPGALQGGPGGPGEPVAPAPQPRPFPQQPAPSPAPEPPADPAAPIPPGTPAGPGGMPADDENLSLADQIKQEKLRRQSSDQMIQILAMQLQASQCGQEDVLAGNDDPNLPLITCSQDGTTVYLLDKSIIAGEEIANATSGLNQQAGEYVVDLEFKDQGSKTWAEFTAANVGVQTAFVLDSKVVSAPVINEPIPGGKTQITGQFTQDTARELANVLKYGSLPLSFESSEAETVSATLGLSSLRAGLIAGAVGLAAVLLYSLLYYRALGVLIALSLVASGAMVFAILVLLGRYINYTLDLAGIAGLIIGIGMTADSFVVFFERIKDEIREGRSFRSAVPRGWARARKTILSGNAVTFLAAAVLYFLAVGQVKGFAFTLGLTTILDVVVVFLVTWPLVYLASKSPLWAKPSLNGLGAVQQIARERRAAATAAGRG; translated from the coding sequence GTGGCATCGTCTTCGACGGTTCACCCTGCCCGCTACCTGGCTTTGTTCCTGGTGTTGCTCATCGGCGCGTTCCTGCTGGTGTTCTTCACCGGCGACAAGAAGCCGGACCCGAAGCTGGGCATCGACCTGCAAGGTGGCACCCGTGTCACCCTGACGGCGCGTACCCCCGACGGTTCGGAGCCGTCGCGCGACGCGTTGCTCCAGGCCCAGCAGATCATCAGTGCCCGCGTCGACGGCCTGGGCGTCTCGGGGTCCGAGGTCATCATCGATGGCAACAACCTCGTGATCACGGTGCCCGGGGACGACACCAGCGAGGCCCGCAGCCTGGGGCAGACCGCACGTCTGTACATCCGTCCCGTCGTCCACGCGATCCCGGCAGGCGAGGGTGCGGCACCGGGCGGCGCGCCCGAGGGGATGCCACCGGGCGCGATCCCGGGCATGCCGGGGGGAGTCCCCGGGATGCCTCCGGGTGCGATTCCCGGGATGCCGCCGGGCGCGATCCCGGGCATGCCGGGGGGTGCGATGCCGGGTATGCCGGAGGGCGCGATGCCGCTGCCGCCGGGAGCGCTTCAGGGCGGACCCGGCGGGCCGGGCGAACCCGTCGCGCCGGCGCCACAGCCGCGTCCGTTCCCGCAGCAGCCGGCGCCGAGTCCGGCTCCCGAACCCCCCGCCGATCCGGCGGCGCCGATCCCGCCCGGCACCCCTGCGGGGCCCGGCGGAATGCCGGCCGATGACGAGAACCTGTCGCTGGCCGACCAGATCAAACAGGAGAAGCTGCGCAGGCAGAGCTCCGACCAGATGATCCAGATCCTCGCCATGCAGCTTCAGGCGAGTCAGTGCGGTCAGGAAGATGTGCTCGCCGGCAACGACGACCCGAACCTGCCGCTGATCACCTGCTCGCAGGACGGCACGACCGTCTACCTGCTGGACAAGTCGATCATCGCCGGCGAAGAGATCGCGAATGCGACATCGGGCCTCAACCAGCAGGCCGGCGAGTACGTCGTCGACCTCGAGTTCAAGGATCAGGGCTCCAAGACCTGGGCGGAGTTCACCGCCGCCAACGTCGGGGTGCAGACCGCCTTCGTGCTCGACTCCAAGGTGGTCAGCGCGCCGGTCATCAATGAGCCCATCCCCGGCGGCAAGACCCAGATCACCGGGCAGTTCACCCAGGACACCGCCCGCGAGCTGGCCAACGTGCTCAAGTACGGGTCGCTGCCGCTGTCGTTCGAGTCCTCCGAGGCCGAGACGGTCTCCGCGACGCTCGGGCTGTCCTCGCTGCGGGCGGGGCTGATCGCGGGTGCGGTCGGTCTGGCCGCGGTGCTGTTGTACTCGCTGCTCTACTACCGGGCGCTCGGCGTGCTCATCGCGCTGTCGCTGGTGGCCTCGGGTGCGATGGTGTTCGCGATCCTCGTGCTGCTCGGCAGGTACATCAACTACACACTCGATCTCGCCGGTATCGCCGGTCTGATCATCGGTATCGGTATGACGGCCGACTCGTTCGTGGTGTTCTTCGAACGCATCAAGGACGAGATCCGGGAAGGACGCTCGTTCCGGTCGGCGGTGCCCCGCGGCTGGGCCCGTGCCCGCAAGACGATCCTGTCCGGTAACGCCGTGACCTTCCTCGCCGCCGCGGTGCTGTACTTCCTGGCGGTCGGACAGGTGAAGGGCTTCGCGTTCACGCTCGGCCTCACCACGATCCTCGACGTGGTCGTCGTGTTCCTCGTGACGTGGCCGCTGGTCTACCTGGCGTCGAAGTCGCCGCTGTGGGCCAAGCCGTCGTTGAACGGGCTCGGCGCCGTCCAGCAGATCGCACGCGAACGCCGAGCGGCCGCCACCGCGGCGGGACGGGGATAG
- a CDS encoding gamma-aminobutyraldehyde dehydrogenase — MTTVKNFIGGELVDSTGGATMPLIDPSTGEQYGTAPVSNEQDIDNAYAAASGAFKEWKKTTPSQRQKALLDFADEVERNADALVAAEGRNTGKPNHVTAVEEIPPMVDQIRFFAGAARVLEGKSAGEYMADHTSWIRREPVGVIGQVAPWNYPMMMAIWKICPAVAAGNTVVIKPSDTTPVTTVMLAELAAKHLPPGVLNVVTGDRVTGANLVSHPTPEMVAITGSVAAGKAVAVSAGGNLKRTHLELGGKAPVIVFDDADLAATAEGIATAGYFNAGQDCTAATRVLASASIAADLTAALAEQAKGATTTFGRPADDEDAWVPPVNNVNQMERVLSFFSDIPSHATVAVGGNRQGDKGFYVEPTVVGGLRQDDRLIQQEIFGPVITVQSFTDEDEAIGYANGVEYGLASSVWTKDVSRALRVSNALDFGCVWINTHIPLVAEMPHGGFKSSGHGKDLSMYGLEDYTRIKHVMAYTG, encoded by the coding sequence ATGACCACGGTCAAGAACTTCATCGGCGGCGAGCTGGTCGATTCGACGGGCGGTGCGACGATGCCGCTGATCGACCCGAGCACCGGCGAGCAGTACGGCACCGCCCCGGTGTCCAACGAGCAGGACATCGACAACGCGTACGCCGCGGCCTCCGGCGCGTTCAAGGAATGGAAGAAGACCACCCCGTCGCAGCGGCAGAAGGCACTGCTCGACTTCGCCGACGAGGTGGAAAGGAACGCGGACGCTCTTGTTGCCGCGGAGGGCCGCAACACCGGCAAGCCCAACCACGTGACGGCGGTCGAGGAGATCCCGCCGATGGTCGACCAGATCCGCTTCTTCGCCGGCGCGGCGCGGGTGCTGGAGGGCAAATCGGCCGGTGAGTACATGGCCGACCACACCTCGTGGATCAGGCGCGAACCGGTCGGAGTCATCGGTCAGGTGGCGCCCTGGAACTACCCGATGATGATGGCGATCTGGAAGATCTGCCCGGCCGTCGCGGCGGGCAACACCGTGGTGATCAAGCCCAGCGACACCACGCCGGTCACGACGGTGATGCTCGCCGAGCTCGCCGCCAAGCACCTGCCCCCGGGCGTCCTCAACGTCGTGACCGGTGACCGGGTCACCGGAGCGAATCTGGTGTCGCACCCGACGCCGGAAATGGTCGCCATCACCGGATCGGTGGCGGCGGGCAAGGCCGTGGCCGTCAGCGCCGGCGGGAATCTCAAGCGCACCCACCTGGAGCTGGGCGGCAAGGCGCCGGTGATCGTCTTCGACGACGCCGACCTCGCTGCCACGGCCGAAGGCATCGCGACGGCGGGATACTTCAACGCCGGCCAGGACTGCACGGCAGCCACCCGGGTGCTCGCGTCCGCGTCGATCGCCGCGGATCTGACCGCGGCGCTCGCCGAACAGGCCAAGGGAGCGACGACGACCTTCGGTCGCCCCGCCGACGACGAGGACGCATGGGTTCCGCCGGTCAACAACGTCAACCAGATGGAGCGGGTGCTGTCGTTCTTCTCCGACATCCCGTCCCACGCCACAGTCGCAGTCGGCGGAAACCGCCAGGGCGACAAGGGTTTCTACGTCGAGCCCACGGTGGTCGGCGGATTGCGTCAAGACGACCGGCTGATTCAGCAGGAGATCTTCGGACCGGTGATCACCGTGCAGTCGTTCACCGATGAGGACGAGGCGATCGGCTACGCCAACGGCGTCGAGTACGGCCTGGCATCGTCGGTGTGGACCAAGGACGTCTCCCGTGCCCTGCGGGTCTCCAACGCGCTGGACTTCGGGTGCGTGTGGATCAACACCCACATCCCGCTGGTCGCCGAGATGCCGCACGGCGGGTTCAAGTCCTCGGGCCACGGTAAGGACCTGTCGATGTACGGCCTGGAGGACTACACGCGCATCAAGCACGTGATGGCTTACACCGGCTGA
- a CDS encoding GGDEF domain-containing protein, translating into MSRIRQRWAQPDHYHWLSGYLGDRNLQGFTRRMMGLINLVLAIVPALMVLSPSGPDTGFGVAAGLVLSVLCALMAGVWFLHWPTRAESIAFSILSNISIAVVALSWPDPLTGLLGCITFAALAGYVAFFHSSHYLVMVLATAAGVAIICTADITAGGDAYLAAVAFMMIAVAVLAVPFSAQVLVHLLGDDALHSHTDPLTGLRNRRGFYRSVRRLLRAAPDRDLNFLTVAMIDLDRFKQINDTRGHATGDRLLVSISGCLCHCARGEAVVGRVGGEEFLIAEATRDDDAEALAERLRLAIASTSWGITASVGVACRRLNGDADTRELLGDLIEAADSAMYEAKRSGGNQYRRARESAA; encoded by the coding sequence GTGAGCCGAATTCGCCAGCGGTGGGCGCAGCCCGACCATTACCACTGGCTGTCGGGGTACCTCGGCGACCGGAATCTGCAGGGCTTCACACGCCGCATGATGGGCCTCATCAACCTCGTGCTCGCGATCGTTCCGGCCCTGATGGTGCTCAGTCCTTCCGGCCCCGACACCGGCTTCGGCGTGGCGGCCGGCCTCGTCCTGTCCGTGCTCTGCGCGCTGATGGCCGGGGTGTGGTTTCTGCACTGGCCCACCAGAGCCGAGTCGATCGCGTTCTCGATCCTGTCCAACATCAGCATCGCCGTCGTGGCCCTCTCGTGGCCGGACCCACTGACCGGACTGCTCGGCTGTATCACGTTCGCGGCGCTCGCCGGCTATGTGGCGTTCTTCCACTCCAGCCACTACCTGGTGATGGTGCTCGCGACAGCCGCGGGGGTGGCGATCATCTGCACCGCCGACATCACGGCCGGCGGGGACGCCTACCTGGCCGCGGTCGCATTCATGATGATCGCCGTCGCCGTGCTGGCCGTGCCGTTCTCCGCCCAGGTCCTCGTGCATCTGCTCGGGGACGACGCCCTGCACTCGCACACCGACCCGCTGACGGGACTGCGCAACCGCCGCGGCTTCTACCGGTCGGTGCGCCGCCTTCTCAGAGCCGCACCCGACCGGGATCTGAACTTCCTGACCGTGGCGATGATCGACCTGGACCGCTTCAAACAGATCAATGACACCCGCGGCCACGCCACCGGTGACCGCCTGCTCGTCAGCATCAGCGGGTGCCTGTGCCACTGCGCCCGCGGCGAGGCCGTCGTGGGCCGGGTCGGGGGTGAGGAGTTCCTGATCGCCGAGGCCACCCGCGACGACGACGCCGAGGCTCTGGCCGAGAGGCTGCGACTGGCGATCGCATCGACGTCGTGGGGCATCACGGCCAGTGTCGGTGTCGCCTGTCGCCGGCTGAACGGGGACGCCGACACCCGGGAGCTTCTCGGCGACCTGATCGAGGCCGCCGACTCCGCGATGTACGAGGCCAAACGGTCCGGCGGCAACCAGTATCGGCGCGCCCGCGAGTCGGCGGCCTGA
- the gabT gene encoding 4-aminobutyrate--2-oxoglutarate transaminase encodes MSALEQSRHLATAIPGPRSVELASRKNTAVSRGVGTTMPVYAARAFGGIVEDVDGNRLIDLGSGIAVTTVGNASPRVVEAVASQAAEFTHTCFMVTPYEGYVAVAEALNRLTPGDGDKRSALFNSGSEAVENAVKIARTFTRKQAVVSFDHAYHGRTNLTMALTAKSMPYKHGFGPFTPEIYRAPMSYPFRDAEFGGKELATDGELAARRAITVIDKQVGAGNLAAVIIEPIQGEGGFIVPAEGFLPTLLDWCRANDVVFIADEVQTGFARTGAMFACEHESIVPDLIVTAKGIAGGMPLSAVTGRADIMDAPHVSGLGGTYGGNPVACAAALATIETIESDNLVARAAQIEALMKDRLGRMQAEDDRIGDVRGRGAMIAVELVKSGTLEPDPELTRKLLTAAHAAGVIVLSCGTFGNVLRFLPPLAISDDLLLEGLDILELILRDL; translated from the coding sequence GTGAGCGCTCTCGAACAGAGCCGCCACCTCGCCACCGCGATTCCCGGCCCCCGGTCCGTGGAACTGGCGAGCCGAAAGAACACGGCGGTGTCCCGCGGCGTCGGCACCACCATGCCGGTCTACGCGGCGCGCGCCTTCGGGGGCATCGTCGAGGACGTCGACGGCAACCGGCTGATCGATCTGGGCTCCGGGATCGCGGTCACCACCGTCGGCAACGCGTCACCGCGGGTGGTGGAGGCCGTCGCCTCCCAGGCAGCCGAGTTCACCCACACGTGCTTCATGGTCACCCCGTACGAGGGATACGTCGCGGTCGCCGAGGCCCTCAACCGGCTGACACCCGGAGACGGCGACAAGCGGTCGGCGTTGTTCAACTCCGGCTCCGAGGCCGTCGAGAACGCGGTCAAGATTGCCAGGACATTCACACGCAAGCAGGCGGTCGTGTCCTTCGACCACGCCTATCACGGCCGCACCAACCTCACGATGGCGCTCACCGCGAAGTCGATGCCCTACAAGCACGGGTTCGGACCCTTCACCCCGGAGATCTACCGTGCCCCGATGTCCTATCCGTTCCGCGACGCCGAGTTCGGCGGTAAGGAGCTGGCCACCGACGGCGAGTTGGCCGCGCGTCGTGCGATCACCGTGATCGACAAGCAGGTCGGCGCCGGCAATCTCGCCGCGGTGATCATCGAGCCGATCCAGGGCGAGGGCGGTTTCATCGTGCCCGCCGAGGGTTTCCTGCCGACGCTGCTGGACTGGTGCCGGGCCAACGACGTCGTGTTCATCGCCGACGAGGTGCAGACCGGGTTCGCGCGTACCGGCGCGATGTTCGCCTGCGAGCACGAGAGCATCGTCCCCGACCTCATCGTGACCGCGAAGGGCATCGCCGGCGGCATGCCCCTGTCGGCGGTCACCGGCCGCGCCGACATCATGGACGCCCCGCATGTCAGCGGCCTCGGCGGCACGTACGGCGGCAACCCGGTCGCGTGCGCGGCGGCCCTCGCCACCATCGAGACCATCGAGTCCGACAACCTGGTGGCGCGGGCGGCGCAGATCGAAGCGCTGATGAAGGACAGGCTGGGTCGCATGCAGGCCGAGGACGACCGCATCGGCGATGTCCGCGGCAGGGGCGCGATGATCGCCGTCGAGCTCGTCAAGTCCGGAACCCTGGAGCCGGACCCGGAGCTCACCCGGAAGTTGCTGACCGCCGCACACGCGGCGGGGGTCATCGTGTTGTCCTGCGGCACGTTCGGCAACGTGCTGCGATTCCTGCCGCCGCTGGCCATCAGCGACGACCTCCTGCTCGAAGGCCTCGACATCCTCGAACTCATCCTGCGCGACCTGTAG